Proteins co-encoded in one Dendropsophus ebraccatus isolate aDenEbr1 chromosome 9, aDenEbr1.pat, whole genome shotgun sequence genomic window:
- the LOC138801375 gene encoding deoxyribonuclease-1-like, protein MYREQTRFTGCTEMLRLVIALSFAASSISAIKIGAFNIQSFGDSKMNNPEVSTIIMKILERYDVILIQEVRDTDLSAVETMMTELNSQWSEPIYSYVVSDTLGRDSYKERYLFVYRNDKVNVHDNYHYHDHNMYSGEDTFSREPFVVMFNAPGTVIQDFVLVPLHSAPKDAVREIDALYDVYLDVVEKFQSDNIIFLGDFNADCNYVTESDWDSIRMYNNEDFTWLIPHDVDTTAGKTDCAYDRIVISGADLHNAIVPDSANVFNFHKHYKLTLEQALAVSDHYPVELELMMA, encoded by the exons GGTTTACTGGATGCACCG AGATGCTGCGATTGGTTATCGCCCTCTCGTTTGCTGCGAGTTCCATCTCGGCAATAAAAATCGGGGCCTTTAACATTCAGTCATTTGGAGACTCTAAAATGAATAACCCTGAGGTGTCTACGATTATAATGAAG atATTGGAGCGGTATGATGTCATTCTGATACAGGAAGTCCGGGACACGGATCTAAGTGCTGTTGAAACCATGATGACAGAACTGAACAG CCAGTGGTCAGAACCTATCTACTCCTATGTGGTCAGCGACACTCTCGGAAGAGACAGCTATAAGGAGCGTTACCTGTTTGTTTACAG GAACGACAAGGTGAATGTGCACGACAACTACCATTACCACGATCACAACATGTACAGCGGAGAGGACACCTTCAGCAGGGAACCATTTGTGGTCATGTTCAACGCTCCTGGGACAG TCATTCAGGACTTTGTGCTTGTCCCATTGCACTCTGCACCAAAAGATGCCGTTCGGGAGATAGACGCCTTATATGATGTTTACTTGGACGTCGTTGAGAAATTCCAAAGTGAT AATATTATCTTCTTGGGAGATTTCAATGCTGACTGCAACTACGTCACCGAATCTGACTGGGACAGCATCCGTATGTACAACAATGAGGATTTCACGTGGCTTATTCCACATGATGTAGACACCACTGCGGGAAAAACAGACTGTGCCTATGACAG AATTGTCATCAGTGGTGCAGACCTGCATAACGCCATAGTGCCCGACTCCGCCAACGTCTTCAACTTCCACAAACATTACAAACTGACACTGGAGCAG GCTTTAGCAGTCAGTGACCACTACCCGGTGGAGCTGGAGCTGATGATGGCTTAA